From the genome of Triticum aestivum cultivar Chinese Spring chromosome 1A, IWGSC CS RefSeq v2.1, whole genome shotgun sequence:
TAAAATTTGAACCACATGCTATACTTTTAACGTGACGGTCTTTTAACGCGTCCACGATAGTTGGTTTCTTTTTATCTTCAATACCACCATGTCCCAGCCTTCCATTGGCCCCCATACCCCAGGTATATACTTCGCTCCGTGAAGTCAAGACTGCAACATGGTTAGAGCCACATGAGATCTCTTCAACCAACTCACTGTTCAACTTGTCTTGTACTTGGCAAGGTAGTTTACCATCGGCTTTTGGATTCCCAAGTTGACCATTACTAGAGCTACCCATTGTGAAGACATGACCAGATGTGGCGAGTGCAACAGTCATACTATGTCCACAGGCTACCTGATGGAAATTATTATCAACAAGGGCTTGAACAACAGTGGGAACTAGCCGAGCCTCCTTGTCTCCATGACCCAAGCGATTCTTATCTCCATCACCCCAGGTGAATAGCTTCCTGGATACCACATTCATGCCTGTCTGACTATTGGTCTCCACAATTGCTGCGGAATGCCAAACACCACATGCAACTTTCATCGTTCTGAACCCACTCAAAGATTCAACTTCCTTTGGATAGGAAACACTATCACGATTTCCATGCCCAAGAGCACCAAATGTCCCATCACCAAAAGTGAATACTTTTCCACTTGACATGGCAAGTGCTGAATGCCACGAGCCACATGCAACAGACAACACTTGAAGCCCTTCTAAAGGTCCTGACACTCGCTTTGGAAGCCAGTGGCTAGCCCCAAGGCCATGTCCTAGCAATCCAGCATTGTAAGAACCATCACCCCAATTGTACAAATCACCAGAGGCAGTTACAGCACAAGTATGAAACTCTCCGCATGCAATATACTCCACGTTGGACACTGCTAAAGACTCAACAAGTTTGGGGCGACTAATATCTTCATCAGTTCCATGACCAAGCCGCCCACCAAGTTCTTCACCCCAAGTAAATACTTCTCCTTGTCTGGTAGTAAGAGCAATGTGCCTCGAACCACATGATATCTGCTGTACGTCCAAAACAACATCCGACTCAAGAGGTTTAGGAATCAAAACATCTGTTTTGGAGCACAAAAAGTTTGAGGATCCATCTGGGGGGAGCACATCAGTCCACACCTCACCCCATACATAAACATCACCAAGGGATTCTATATCATCTGGTCCAGAACCTTGACTGGAAGAACTAGGGACGCTGCTGGATATGCTAATCCGACTACTGTCTCCCGTACTTACTCTTAGCATATTTGCACGATCTGATCTAACATCTGCTCTTGAAGAATTCAATGGATAGGCTGCGCCATAACCAGCTGAGTAATAACTGCGGTTAATACTTGAGGCAATCTCTAGTCTTGTATCATACGCATCTTGATATTGGGACACTTCCTGAAAAAGCGATACGCGTGTTAAACAAAAACATTCTGAAATTTATGATCAAGTGTAAGCCACTCTCCAATCTTCGCCTGGTACAAGGAGCGGTAAGATGGATACATGATAGGGAATCAGATGGTAACTAATCCACACAACAAATAAGAATTAAATGGCTCCCAAGCATTGTTTTCTTAGCACAGGACTGTCGTAAATCACATCTGTGCGCAAGTATAAACTCTTCTAGTTTAACAGTTATAATCTTGTATGCTCAAATAAGATAAGTAACATAGTTTACGTGCAACATTATTGGGTAGCTTAGGGAAGTTGAAGCACCTCACAAGTCACTAGTAGTTTCTAAAAATTATGGCTTCTAAAGGAAGCAAGCCGTTGCAAAAGGACTTAACTAATTGATAGATGGATATCAGAATGATGTCTCAATTACTTTATAGAGGAATGCTTATAATATTTGTATTGATTGTAAATAATGAAATAGATTGTTTAGAAGACCAACAACTTACATCAGAAAATGATATTCTATCACTTTGGAAATCTGTTGGAAAATTTACACGGCATGAAGTAATCAGTGTCTCAAGTGTTGAAAACCACACTTCAACCTCTGCTTGATCCTTGCAAACCTGTTGATCAGCTAGAATTCCGTGTCATTATTGTCTTCGATAGATCATCGTACGAAGCATATCAAACATGAAGCATTTCACATCAGTTCAAACGAGTATAAAGAATTTATCTTTTACCAGATCAAGGGAACGCAGGCCGTTCTTGTATATCAGTGAAAATGACAGGTAATCCTTCTCAGGGCGTAGAAACCTCCTAAAAACAGCCTGTCAAAGAAAGGGCAAATGCATAAGATCCCAATTCCGGATGTCAAATAAAATTAAACTGAAATACTACATAAACTCATCTTAGTAAATTCTTGGATATAAAATTTGATCCTGTGAATGTAAACCAACAACGTAACCACCAACGGTTAACTGATCAATGGTAATTCAACTTACAGTTCTCTGTCCAGGTATGATTTTGGACACGGAAGACAGTCTGAGACACTTTTCCTTGTTGTGCGAGTACCAAACTAATGCTGTTTCGTCCTGTAATGAGAAAATAAGGACTTGTGTTCTCATCCTGTAATAAGAACATGGACACTGGtaccacacaaacacacacaaaaactTACACTAGAAAGTCTGAACTCACGAATCTTGGGTTTTCCCTTCCGACTATACTTGATAAGCTTGCTGCCTTTCTTTAAAGTAATAAGGGCCTTTCGGACATGTAAAATATAGTGCAGATTAGCATTGCTGATTATTTCAATAAATAAATGTGTGTCCAACCAAAAAAGGCAAATGATACACAGCACAGTATGTGGAGTCTCACGTTATCATCTGGTGTCATCTAAACTGCAACAGGTCACCATTCTATTTTCACCTTTTGATTACTTGTGTCTGCACAGATAAGCTCATAATGGGGTACCGGCATCACAACAGGCAGATAAAAAATGAATATATATAGGCGAATGAATGTGATTTTGGTGCCTAAGTATTCCCCGCATCCCCATTGCGAGTGTGAAGGTGGTTATGAACTTATAATGCACTGTTCCAAAACTATTTAAAAAGGATTGTTTACACAATATATGTAAACATGGAAATGTCAACATGAAATTCAGCCTTGGTATCGCCAACAAAAAAAAAACATGGATAATGCAGGACTATGTTCCCGGTAATAGCAACGAATTCGGATATCAAAATTTGCAGGTCTACATGACTATCTATACGACATCTGTGATTTTTTCAGAACTCCTGAAACATTCTATCACGCACAAAAACTGTAAAAGGGGGACACGAGCTCGCCTGAACAATTTATGGTTCAGCTGCGCATTTCATTTGCAGATGTCACCAGGCACAGGTTCTCCCTTTAATCTACGGAATGTGCACTAAACTGTCGAAAATAAACCGCAGCCGCACCTTGGGCAGCGCCAACCGAGATCGATCTTGGGCGTTGAAGAGGGAGAATCTGATCGAACAACTAATGTGTTAGATTAATCAACAGGGTACCAACCAAGCAGGGACGGACTGGAACAACCGGCCCAATCAAAGCAAGGGTTCCTTACCAGCAGACGGAGGATCCAGTCCGAGTCGCTTATGCGAGGAGGCTTGGGCGGGTAGCTGCGTcccgtcgccggcggcgaggtcgccGATGGTGGGGCATTACGAGGTACGCGAGGCAGAAAAGGAGGAGAAATCTCCGCACGGACCAAAGCCAGCCGGTCTGGGCGGGTCTCCGATCCGCTCCGCGGCAATTCGGTGGATGGGAGGAGAGAGTGGCTCCCGCGAGGTGGCGGGGGGATGCATGGCGAGGAGCGGAGCGGCGGGTTCGGCGGCGCCGGACGCGGGAAACGGATGGATCCGACTCGCCGGGATTGCCGGGGaggagaggacgaggtggggaaAATATCAAATGACACTACCACCACACACATGCTCCCCATTTTTAGAAACTGCATGCATGTGGTTGAACGTCATAAAAAAAAAGACTACACCGGCACATACAACGGAGGATTTCTACCCCCATTAGTTTTACTAGCATATAGCATATCCGTGATTCGTGGACTCCGAAAAGATTAACTTATTATTTTTCGGGTCTCCCCCTCATAACAACAATCCCGAAATCTGGTCTTACTTACAAATATGTTTAACTTATATTCACGCAACCATTCATGCAAATccaataattttatttatttaactAGACCAAATCCATTTAATTCATTCACTCTCTCTGTCCCTTGATTTTTGAAGTGGCTTCCTGATTTTCACACAATTTATAAATGTATATAAATTGATGTATTCTTATGCAAAGAGTATAGTGGAATTTTTTAATTAAATAATGAACATGTTTTTTAGCACAAGCACATACTAGGTCAACTGGGTGGGGCCTTTGGGGTCATGAGTTCCAATCCCACAAAGCACAAATATTTTTCGCTGCTCCTTAGTATGTAGAAAAAGGGCACAATACATGCCCTCCTAACATATTTTATTTAACATATCTAGCTAATTTAAATGGGGTGAAAACACATATATATATTCGCTACTTCTTAGTCTACCAAAAAAGGTGCATTGCAGGCCCTTCTAACATACtctctccgtctcaaaataagtgtctcaactttgtattaGCTCTTGTATAAAATTgtactaaggctggtcgtaatggtagtatcataggtagtatcatgcatgccaactaagcaattttaATGAGGTGgcatagcattaaatgaagaaagagaggatgtagtatcatatcatgataccgtatcataataaattatatgctactttgtgtcatgtatggcaataaatagagtactacatgatactaatatataatactatgcattagggaggtagtatcacacactagtatcatatgcatgatactagtatatgatactccccattacaatcagcctaagcttgagacacttattttagaacGGATGGACTACTTTATTCAACATGTGTAGCCAATTTAAATGAGGTAGAAGACATTTAATATTCCAtgacaattaattaggttaattaaggtTATACCATAAAAAGATTTTTATATTAGTTAACAAGAACAACTAATAGCACAGTTGGATACTAAGCATTTTTTGGTGAaattacatatataaatcattttaatccgagttacgctTGCAAAGTTATAGCACAATCATTTTAACATAtcctttgtactccctctgtcccataatgtaagacttttTTGACTCTAGTGTTATGTAAAAAaccatcttatattatgggacgaagggggTAAATAATAACCAGGAACCTAAATGGGCTGAAAATAGAGTGAACTGGGTCTACTATAGCTCGACGTGGAATACTAGCCAGCGCTCAGGTGCGCGTGACAGTGGCTACAGAAGTTGGGCTGAAGCCCAACAGATAGAGAGAAAGAGGAGGGACTTAATACGGGACCGTGGGTTATTTAAAATGAACACCAGGGGGCTTTTATAAAACATACGGAAGAAGTACTCcatactttattagtaggtatagattcaCATGAGGTTTTGTTTGCCATGATTAAAACTCAAATTTAAATGTGTCAAAAGATGTGTGGTTTATTTTTTATGGATTGTTCACAGGACATGTGTACATCACCCAAACTTTTCAAAATAcacgatgaaaaaacaaaaacaaaatggcATGATAAGCGTCCAAGAGGACAAAAGAAAAAACTGACATTTTTCATGTTGAAactgtcttttttgtttctctttgtatatttcaatttttattttattttgtagagGGGGTGGATATATGTCTTTTGAACATTCACAATTGTTTTGAGAATTTTTGAAACTTTTAAATTTGTTTTTTTTCTAAACTAGAAGCATGAGAGCATATGAATGGTGGTACTACTGGATATTCTTTTGGGGGTAGTGATAGGGTTTTTTTTTATCGTAGCACTCCCTCCATTCAGAAATACAATATGTTCTAACCTTTTTATGAATCGTTGTAtgacacgttttagtgtgtttgttcactcatttcaatccgtatgtagtctatattaaatatctaaaacatcttatatttgtgaatgaagGAAGTAGTTGTCTTGATGTTGATGTATGATTGTTTAGCGCATCAACTTGTGCTGCTAATCAGTAGGCCTTTGTCACTATTTTCTGATGTACGTATAAAATTTTGGAATGTTCTTGATACCCTCATGACACTTACTTCTTCGACCTAGCCCATCTGCAAAAACTAAACCAGCACATACAACGGAGGATTTCTACTCCCATTGTTCCTAGTTACATGATGGCGTTGTTTTCGATGATTTAAAACTTGAATTTAAATGTGTCAAAATATTTCTGATATTTTTTATGAATTGTTCACATGACATGTGTACATCCCCCAAAAAATTCAAATAACACGACGAAAAAAAGACGGCATGAGAAATGTCCAAGATGACAAAAGaaaaaactgacattattcatgttgaatctgtcttttttgtttcttgtaTATTTCAAATTTTTATTTGATTCTTTTAGAGGGGGTGGACACATGTCTTTTGAACTTCCACAATTGTTTTGAGAATTTTTGAAACTTTTAAATTGTTTTTTCTAAACTAGAAGCATGAGAGCATATGAATGGTAGTATTATTGAACATTCATTTGGGGCGGTGATAGTTTTTTTTATCATAGTACTcgctccattcacaaatataataTGTTCTAAAAAATTATGAATCattgtatgtagacatgttttagtgtgtttgttcacttatttcaatccgtatgtagtctatatcaAATATCTAAAACATATATATTTGTGAACGAAGGAAGTACTTGTTTGGATGTTGATGTATAAGCTGAGCGTAGGAGGAACTATGCTCAAATTTTATGTGCGAAGGTGAGACTTGAAATCAGATTGTTTACCGCATCAACTTGTGCTGCTAACCGGTATGACTCTAGGCCTTTCTCACTATTTTCTAATGTACATGTAGAATTTTTCAAATGTTCTCGATACCCTCATGAAACTTACTTCTTCGAGCTAGCCCATCTGCAAAAATTACACCAGCACATGCAATGGAGGATTTCTATTCCCATTTTTCCTATTTACATGACGGCGTTGATTTTCAtaattaaaaattcaaatttaaatgtgTCAAAGACTTTTGATTTTTTTTATGAATTGTTCAAGGGACATGTGTACCCCCAAAAATTCAAAATACATGTTGAAAAACAAAAAAACGGCATGAAAAGTGCCCAATAGGACAAAAGAAAAACTGGCATTATCCATGTCGAAtctgtcttttttgtttctctttgtatatttcgttttattttatttttttagagGCGGTGGGCACATGTCTTTTTTGAACATTCACAATTGTTTTGAGAATTTTTGAAACTTTTAAATTTGTTTTTTTCTAAACTAGAAGCATGAGAGCATACGAATAGTGGTATTACCGGATATTCTTTTTGGGGCAGTGATATATTTTTtatcatagtactccctccattcacaaatacaatatgttctaacttttttgtgaatcgtttttgaaggaaatatgccctaaaggcaataataaagttgttatttatgtttccttatatcatgataaatgtttattatccatgttaaaattgtattaaccggaaacttagtacatgtgtgaatacatggacaaacaaagtgtcactagtatgcctctacttgactagctagttgaatcaatgatggttatgtttcctaaccatggacaaagagttgtcacttgataaatggggtcacatcattagagaatgatgtgattgacttgacccatccgttagcttagcacgatgatcgtttagtttgttgctattgctttttccataacttatacatgttcctatgactatgagatcatgcaactcccaaataccggaggaacacttagtgtgctatcaaacgtcacaacgtaactgggtgagtataaagatgctctacaggtgtcttcgatggtgtttgttgagttggcatagatcgagattaggatttgtcacttcatgtaccggagaggtatctctaggccctctcggtaatgcgcatcactataagccttgcaagcaatgcgactaatgagttagttacgggatgatgcattacagaacgagtaaagagacttgccggtaacgagattgaactagatattgagataccgacgatcgaatctcgcgcaagtaacataccgatgacaaagggaacaacgtatgttgttatgcggtttgaccgataaagatcttcgtagaatatgtgggagccaatatgagcatccaggttccactattggttattgaccggagatgagtctaggtcatgtctacatagttctcgaacccgtagggtccgcacgcttaaacgttcggtgacgatcggtattatgagtttatgtgttttgatgtaccgaaggttgttcggagtcccggatgtgatcacggacatgacgaggagtctcaaaatggtagagatgtaaagatcaatatattggaagcctatgtttggacatcgaaatggttctggatgagttcatgcattttccggagtaccgggaggttaccggaatcccccgggagtcaatgggccttaatagGCCATAATGGAAAGGagaaggaggcggccaaggtgggggcgcgcccccaagcccaatctgaattgggaggggggcgggccccctttccttctctccttcccccccttccttccctctcctactccaactaggaagggggaatcctactcccaccgggagtaggactccccccttggccacgcctaggaggccggccctcccccctccactcctttatatacgagggagggggcaccccatagacacacaagttggtcattgatctcttagccgtgtgcggtgcccccctccaccataatccacctcggtcatatcattgcagtgcttaggcgaagccctgcgccggtagcttcatcatcaccatcatcacgtcgtcgtgctgacgaagctctccctcgacactctgctggatcgtgagttcgtgggacgtcaccgagccgaatgtgtgcatatcgcggaggtgtcgtactttcagtactaggatcggtcggtcgtgaagacgtatgactacatcaaccgcattgccataacgcttccgcttacggtctacgagggtatgtagacaacactctcccttctcgttgatatgcatcaccatgattttgcgtgtgcgtaggaaaattttgaaattactatgttccccaacagtggcatccgagccaggtctatgcatagatgttatatgcatgagtagaacacaaaggagttgtgggcgtggatatatacatattgcttgccgtcactagttgattcttgattcagcggtattgttggatgaagtggctcagaccgacattacgcgtacgcttacgcgagactagttctaccgatgtgcttcccacacaggtggctagtgggtgtctgtttctccaactttagttgaatcggattcaatgaacatggtttttttttttgaagatcaaaaaacaatcactataccacattgtgatttttgatgcgtaggtaagaacggttcttgctcagcccgtagcagccacgtaaaacttgcaacaacgaagtagaggacttctaacttgttttttgttgggtaacgtagtaatttcaaaaaaattcctacgcacacgcaagatcatggtgatgcatagcaacgagaggggaaagtgttgtctacataccctcgtagaccggaagcggaagcgttagcacaacgcggttgatgtagtcgtacgtcttcacggcccgaccgatcaagcaccgaaactacggcacctccgagttctagcacacgttcagcttgatgacgatccccggactccgatccagcaaagtgtcggggatgagttccgtcagcacgacggcgtggtgacgatcttgatgttctaccgtcgcagggcttcgcctaagcaccgctacaatattatcgaggattatggtggaggggggcaccgcacacggctaagagatcaatgatcaactgttgtgtctatggggtgccccctgcccccgtatataaaggagtggaggagggggccagccaaggagggtcgcgcgcccaaggggggagtccaactcccaccgggagtaggactcccctttttcctattaggagtaggagagggaaggaagaggaaggagggaggaaggaaagggggggcggcccccttcccaattcggattgggcttgggggggcgccccttcccttgctcgtttcccctcctttccactaaggcccaataaggcccatatacctcccgaggggttccgataacctcccggtgatccggtattgtcccaatctcacccggaacctttccggtgtccaaatatagtcgtccaatatattgatctttatgtctcgaccatttcgagactcctcgtcaagtccgtgatcacatccgggactccgaacaaccttcggtacatcaaaatatataaactcataatgaaactgtcatcgtaacattaagcatgcggaccctacgggttcgagaacaatgtagacatgaccgagacacgtctccggtcaataaccaatagcggaacctggatgctcatattggctcctacatattctacgaagatctttatcggtcagaccgcataacaacatacgttgttccctttgtcatcggtatgttacttgcccgaggttcgatcgtcggtatctcaatacctagttcaatcttgttaccgacaagtctctttactcgttctataatacatcatcttgcaactaacttattagttgcattgcttgcaaggcttaagtgatgtgcattacagagagggcccagagatacctctccgacaatcggagcgacaaatcctaatctcgaaatacgcgaacccaacatgtacctttggagacacctgtagagcacctttataatcacccagttacgttgtgacgtttggtagcacacaaagtgttcctccggtaaacgggagttgcataatctcatagtcataggaacatgtataagtcatgaagaaagcaatagcaacatactaaatgatcgggtgctaagctaatggaatgggtcatgtcaatcacatcattctcctaatgatgtgatcccgttaattaaatgacaactcatgtctatggttaggaaacataaccatcttcgattaacgagctagtcaagtagaggcatactagtgacactttgtttgtctatgtattcacacaagtattacatttccggttaatacaattctagcatgaataataaacatttatcatgatataaggaaataaataataactttagtattgcttctaaggcatatttccttcagtctcccacttgcactagagtcaataatctagattacacagtaatgattctaacacccatggagccttggtgctgatcatgttttgctcgtggaagaggcttagtcaatgggtctgctacattcagatccgtatgtatcttgcaaatctctatgtctcccacctggactagatcccggatggaattgaagcgtctcttgatgtgcttggttctcttgtgaaatctagatttctttgccaaggcaattgcaccagtattgtcacaaaagattttcattggacccgatgcactaggtatgacacctagatcggatatgaactccttcatccagactccttcgtttgctgcttccgaagcagctatgtactccgcttcacatgtagatcccgccacgacgctttgtttagaactgcaccaactgacagctccaccgtttaatgtaaatacgtatccggtttgcgatttagaatcgtccagatcagtgtcaaagcttgcatcaacgtaaccatttacgatgagctctttgtcacctccatatacgagaaacatatccttagtccttttcaggtatttcaggatgtttgtgaccgctgtccagtgatccactcctggattaatttggtacctccctgctagacttatagcaaggcacacatcaggtctggtacacagcattgcatacatgatagagcctatggctgaagcatagggaacatctttcatttttcctctatcttctgcagtggtcgggcattgagtcttactcaaattcacaccttgtaacataggcaagaatcctttctttgcttgatccattttgaacttcttcaaaactttgtcaaggtatgtgctttgtgaaagtccaattaagcgtcttgatctatctctatagatcttaatgcccaatatgtaagcagcttcaccgaggtctttcattgaaaaactcttattcaagtatccctttatgctatccagaaattctataccattcctgattagcaatatgtcatccacatataatatcagaaatgctacagagctcccactcactttcttttaaatacaggcttctccaaaagtctgtacaaaaccaaatgctttgatcacactatcaaagcgtttattccaactccgagatgcttgcaccagtccataaatggatcgctggagcttgcacactttattagctccctttggatcgacaaaaccttccggttgcatcatatacaactcttcttccagaaatccattcaggaatgcagttttgacatccatctgccaaatttcataatcataaaatgcggcaattgctaacatgattcggacagacttaagcatcgctacgggtgagaaggtctcatcatagtcaatcccttgaacttgtcgaaaaccttttgcgacaagtcgagctttgtagacagtaacattaccgtcagcgtcagtcttcttcttgaagatccatttatttt
Proteins encoded in this window:
- the LOC123065658 gene encoding PH, RCC1 and FYVE domains-containing protein 1; translated protein: MTPDDNALITLKKGSKLIKYSRKGKPKIREFRLSSDETALVWYSHNKEKCLRLSSVSKIIPGQRTAVFRRFLRPEKDYLSFSLIYKNGLRSLDLVCKDQAEVEVWFSTLETLITSCRVNFPTDFQSDRISFSDEVSQYQDAYDTRLEIASSINRSYYSAGYGAAYPLNSSRADVRSDRANMLRVSTGDSSRISISSSVPSSSSQGSGPDDIESLGDVYVWGEVWTDVLPPDGSSNFLCSKTDVLIPKPLESDVVLDVQQISCGSRHIALTTRQGEVFTWGEELGGRLGHGTDEDISRPKLVESLAVSNVEYIACGEFHTCAVTASGDLYNWGDGSYNAGLLGHGLGASHWLPKRVSGPLEGLQVLSVACGSWHSALAMSSGKVFTFGDGTFGALGHGNRDSVSYPKEVESLSGFRTMKVACGVWHSAAIVETNSQTGMNVVSRKLFTWGDGDKNRLGHGDKEARLVPTVVQALVDNNFHQVACGHSMTVALATSGHVFTMGSSSNGQLGNPKADGKLPCQVQDKLNSELVEEISCGSNHVAVLTSRSEVYTWGMGANGRLGHGGIEDKKKPTIVDALKDRHVKSIACGSNFTTCICIHKWVSGADQSVCSGCRQPFGFTRKRHNCYNCGLVHCHACSSRKVLKAALAPTPGKPHRVCDSCFMKLKAADSGGTNSPYNNKKSVMTRRSVDIKDKSERPDIRPSRLATAATAEPVKYADAKSVRSEMKPDPVSNARAPQGPATALAVPTSFVKPMGMGGMGGMGGMGGMGMGMGMGMGVNMAPMGMGMPVVSQSHKKPSPSPAMTSALSVKSDTKDIDNLKKTNETLNQDISKLQTQVNKLKQKCEVQDEQLQKTERRAKSAASLAAEESTRRNSMLDFIRFLDTELKGIADKVPAEFSDSIKDLQSQSEKYLTGQCSHPPEAISGNEQPRLPIGGMHEITHHGRSASMGNLDGTSLTSESPCHRIMESNGRAPGDFAPKYGTHGEVQLIEQFEPGVHVTLIQLRDGTKVFKRVRFSKRRFAEQQAEEWWRENQERVFRKYNHAPT